One window from the genome of Streptococcus parasanguinis encodes:
- a CDS encoding Stp1/IreP family PP2C-type Ser/Thr phosphatase has translation MDITILTDVGQRRTNNQDYANQYTNKAGKPMVFLADGMGGHRAGNIASEMAVTDLGAAWVSSEIETVNQVREWFAEHLEAVNRRIHLAGQDDEHKGMGTTLEALAFVEGQVIYAHVGDSRIGLIRQGEYQQLTSDHSLVNALLRAGQITEEEAAHHPQRNIITQSIGQKDELEPDYGLVTVEADDYILINSDGLTNMIGPDEIRDIVLSDVSLEEKAQTLIRFANNAGGLDNITVVLLHFTEEDAA, from the coding sequence ATGGATATTACGATCTTAACCGATGTAGGTCAAAGACGGACAAATAACCAAGACTATGCAAATCAATATACAAACAAGGCAGGAAAACCGATGGTTTTTCTTGCTGATGGTATGGGAGGACACCGTGCCGGAAATATTGCTAGTGAAATGGCAGTCACAGACCTAGGTGCGGCTTGGGTTTCTTCTGAGATCGAGACGGTTAATCAAGTACGGGAATGGTTTGCAGAACATTTAGAAGCTGTGAATCGTCGGATTCATTTGGCTGGGCAAGATGATGAGCACAAAGGAATGGGAACGACACTAGAAGCCTTGGCTTTTGTAGAAGGACAAGTGATTTATGCCCACGTTGGGGATTCACGGATTGGCCTCATTCGTCAGGGCGAATACCAGCAGTTGACCAGTGACCATTCTCTTGTAAATGCTCTTTTGCGAGCTGGTCAAATTACAGAGGAAGAAGCTGCCCATCATCCTCAACGTAACATCATCACTCAGTCCATTGGTCAAAAAGATGAGTTAGAGCCGGATTATGGTTTGGTGACGGTTGAAGCAGATGATTATATTTTGATCAATAGTGACGGTTTAACCAATATGATTGGCCCAGATGAAATCAGAGACATTGTCTTGAGTGATGTTTCACTGGAAGAAAAAGCTCAAACCTTGATTCGTTTTGCCAATAATGCTGGAGGCTTGGATAATATCACCGTTGTACTGCTCCACTTTACTGAGGAGGACGCAGCATGA
- the rsmB gene encoding 16S rRNA (cytosine(967)-C(5))-methyltransferase RsmB has translation MEIKQMNAREQIVRVLEEVFEQGAYSNIALNQALEHSQLSDKDRSFVTEVVYGTVARKITLEWYLAHVIEDRTKLDPWLYYLLMMSLYQLVYLDRIPDHAIVNEAVRIAKRRKEGSEKFVNAILRKLLREGLPAIDTIKRKNKRYSVEYSLPVWLVKALIEEYGEERACAIFKSLYQRNKSSIRVIDLDEKEELAQLFEATSSLLAPSALVKEQGHFAAHSLFKEGRITIQDESSQLVAPALDLQGDEWVLDACAAPGGKTTHLASYLTTGKVTALDLYDHKLKLIQENANRLHVADKILTKKLDATKVFETFGPDAFDKILVDAPCSGIGLIRRKPDIKYNKESADFVSLQAIQLAILDSVCQSVRKGGIIVYSTCTIMGKENFEVVDQFLKNHPNFEQVPLDHERKDILKNDCILITPELYGSDGFFISRFKRIS, from the coding sequence TTGGAAATTAAACAAATGAATGCGCGTGAACAGATCGTTCGAGTGTTAGAAGAGGTTTTTGAACAGGGAGCTTATTCTAATATTGCACTAAATCAAGCGCTAGAACACTCTCAACTTTCAGATAAAGATAGAAGCTTTGTTACGGAAGTTGTATACGGTACTGTAGCACGGAAGATAACACTCGAGTGGTATCTCGCCCACGTAATTGAAGACCGGACGAAATTGGATCCTTGGCTCTATTATCTTTTGATGATGAGTTTGTATCAACTTGTTTATTTAGACCGCATTCCCGATCATGCCATCGTCAATGAAGCTGTTCGGATAGCAAAACGTCGAAAAGAAGGCAGTGAGAAGTTTGTCAATGCTATTCTTAGAAAGCTCCTCCGCGAGGGGCTACCAGCTATTGATACGATCAAGCGAAAGAACAAACGTTATTCGGTAGAGTATTCCCTACCTGTATGGTTGGTCAAAGCATTGATCGAAGAATACGGTGAGGAACGTGCTTGCGCTATTTTTAAGAGTCTCTATCAGCGTAATAAATCCAGTATTCGTGTGATTGATCTAGACGAAAAAGAAGAGTTGGCTCAGCTGTTCGAAGCAACCTCCTCTCTACTTGCTCCGTCCGCTCTCGTGAAAGAACAGGGACATTTTGCAGCGCATTCCTTGTTCAAAGAAGGGCGCATTACTATTCAAGACGAGTCCAGTCAATTGGTGGCACCGGCTTTGGATTTGCAAGGAGATGAGTGGGTTTTAGATGCCTGTGCGGCGCCAGGTGGAAAGACGACTCACCTGGCTTCTTATCTCACAACTGGGAAAGTCACAGCCTTGGATCTCTATGACCATAAGCTCAAATTGATTCAAGAAAATGCTAATCGGCTCCATGTTGCGGACAAAATTTTGACAAAGAAGTTAGATGCGACAAAAGTCTTTGAAACATTTGGACCTGATGCTTTCGATAAAATTTTGGTGGATGCGCCTTGTTCAGGGATTGGTTTGATACGGAGAAAGCCTGATATCAAGTACAATAAAGAGAGTGCAGATTTTGTATCTTTACAAGCTATTCAATTGGCCATTCTGGATAGTGTTTGTCAAAGTGTGCGTAAAGGTGGTATAATAGTGTACAGTACGTGTACAATTATGGGCAAAGAGAATTTTGAAGTGGTGGACCAATTTTTGAAAAACCATCCAAATTTCGAACAAGTCCCATTGGATCACGAAAGAAAAGATATTCTTAAAAATGATTGTATCCTTATTACACCCGAATTATATGGAAGCGACGGCTTCTTTATTAGTCGTTTTAAGAGAATCTCATAA
- the fmt gene encoding methionyl-tRNA formyltransferase: MTKLIFMGTPDFSATVLKGLLADSRYEILAVVTQPDRKVGRKKEIRMTPVKQVALEHRLPVLQPEKLSGSPEMETLLSLDADGIVTAAFGQFLPTKLLENFQFAVNVHASLLPKYRGGAPIHYALINGDEEAGVTIMEMVKEMDAGDMIAARSLPILDEDNVGTLFEKLAVLGRDLLLDTLPAYLAGEIKPSPQDPSLVTFSPNILPEEEVLDWTKTNRQVFNQIRGMNPWPVAHTLLNGQRFKVYEAELCEGNGNPGEVIALTKKELLVAAGEGALSLKVVQPAGKPKMSITDFLNGAGRQLKVGDHFGN; the protein is encoded by the coding sequence ATGACAAAATTAATTTTTATGGGAACGCCTGATTTTTCAGCGACGGTTTTAAAGGGATTGTTAGCAGATTCGCGCTATGAAATTTTGGCAGTTGTGACGCAACCAGACCGCAAAGTAGGTCGCAAAAAAGAGATTCGAATGACCCCGGTGAAGCAGGTAGCTTTAGAACATCGACTACCAGTTCTTCAGCCGGAGAAATTATCGGGTAGTCCAGAAATGGAAACGCTCTTATCACTAGATGCAGATGGAATTGTGACCGCTGCTTTTGGACAATTTTTACCGACAAAATTGTTGGAGAACTTCCAATTCGCGGTGAATGTCCACGCGTCTTTATTACCTAAATATAGAGGTGGAGCTCCCATTCACTATGCCCTGATCAATGGTGACGAAGAAGCTGGGGTTACAATTATGGAAATGGTCAAGGAAATGGATGCCGGAGACATGATTGCAGCTCGTTCTCTCCCAATTTTAGATGAGGACAATGTGGGAACTTTGTTTGAAAAATTGGCAGTCCTTGGACGTGACTTACTCCTAGATACTTTGCCAGCTTACCTGGCAGGGGAGATCAAGCCAAGTCCACAAGATCCAAGTTTGGTCACATTTTCACCGAATATTTTACCGGAAGAAGAGGTTTTGGACTGGACCAAAACCAATCGCCAAGTCTTTAATCAGATCCGAGGGATGAATCCTTGGCCGGTCGCTCATACGTTATTAAATGGGCAACGCTTTAAAGTTTATGAAGCAGAGCTATGCGAAGGAAATGGAAATCCAGGAGAAGTGATTGCTTTGACCAAAAAAGAGTTGCTGGTCGCTGCAGGAGAAGGCGCATTGTCCCTCAAAGTTGTGCAGCCGGCAGGAAAACCAAAAATGTCCATCACAGACTTTTTGAATGGCGCTGGCCGTCAATTGAAAGTAGGAGATCACTTTGGAAATTAA